The nucleotide window TCGGTGCGGTTCTTTTTTTTCCGAGCTCGCCGACAGTCCGCTTCCGCGTTACTCGGCACAGAAGAGCAAGCGCAGCGAGTGGACGGTAGGAGGAGGACATATCACATGACGTTGTGTCAGTCCCCATCTCTGTCCAGACAGCTCTGCAGCTGCAACATTTATAAGTTGCTGAACAAGTGGAAATTAaagtgtgtgtaggagggactCATACTGCAAATATTAGACACTTAGATGTGAGCACAAGAGCATAAGTTTAATAGACCATCTTTTTCAGTCTGATGCATAATATTCAGTGGAATTTTTAtgtaatctatctatctatctatctattgtgcatcttttttcttattacttATGTTGACTGTTGcatttctctttgcttttttgtttgcataATTACTCTGTGAGGTGCCCAAAGGCACagtataaaaatgaactgaactgacTTCAATAGCATTAAATGCAACTGGAAAAGCTATCTTTATTTTGATCTGAACAAGTCCCCAGCTATTTTCCGACTGTGGACCCTAAAGCGCAGTTTCCATTTGTGGGCTCATCTTCCCACTTCAGTACTAATATTAAAAGAGCGCTCAGGTTTGGCATTATCTGCACCACTCAGAGTTTTAACGACGCAGCCAGTTGCCATTGCTCAGCAGTAAAGAGACTGCAATACGAAATGACACAGTTAAGATCAggaaatattcattttgctttgcTGACCTCAATTATTAGAAGTGATGCAACGGGTTATTTTGGTTTGCACACTGTTTTGAAATGCGGTCACCAAAGTTCCACAGTTTTCTTGCTGAGGCCTTTCAGGAGTGCAGCACAAGTTCAGCGTGACTTCACCTCTGCTGCCTACTCTGCCCTGTCTGTTTTGTGTCATCTGCAAAAATTTCCATGTTATTTAATGTAGCTGAATTTCTGTGATTGTACTTTTTTAGGTGACCCATGAACTCATCTTTTCTAACTTGCCCTCGGTGCTGAACGCTCACTGCCGCTTCTGGCAGGAGGTGATGTTTCCGATGTTGGAGGAGGTCCGGCGGACAGGTGCACCCTTCGACCCAATCCGGCTGGAGGAAGGGTGCATGCAGGTACTGCAGGACCACTGCTCAACCAGCACACCTACTACAACACAGAGACTGTCTACAGTTTATACCTATCTATGCAATACTGCTGAAGTCAAGAAGTGTCCAATCCTGGACCCAGAAGTCCATGAACTGTCTAATTTTAGAAACTGGGTTTGgcaaaattttatttactgccTATCATcttaaacacattaaacaattaatttaCTATTAAACAGTGTGCACTCCAAATGTTTACCGAAACAAACAGTTACAAGCCAaggtaaagaaaaaactgagaatACAGTTTAGCTCTAAAGGGCCTGGGTTGACCACACCTGCTATAGtccatgcaaaataaaatgtgtgaccTGTTTTGGCCGCAAGGTATATGTGTGCGTAATGACCAAAGTCCAAGACTGCCATAACATATATAGTGTATAAACAGTATATGGCTGGCTGTGAtttagctgtaaccactgtttACCAAGTTGAAGTGATTTATTATAGTCACTACGTAATCAGGatttttaagattttgtttttcctttagaACCTATTTTGCtatttaaaatgtgactttatCCTCTCAGGAAAGtacatgtttgttttctaacacacctttttcttctctccGTCTTGTTCTGTTAGTTTCGAGAGCGCTTCTCTGCCTATTTGCAGTATTGCtgggaggaagagagaatcGTGGAATTTGCTCGAAGACTAATGGACAACAACCCTCAGTTTCGCGCCTACATTACCGTTCGTTCAGTAACATGTGCCGTCACTGGTATTTAAATATGGTCAGGGTGGAAAGTAATGTACACTGCACAGTCATATCTGTACTTAGCTGTGCTTCAGGCTAAGTCATTGTTATAATTGGTAGCAGAACTATTTTCCACACATCTATGAGATCAAATGCAAAAGAACATTTTTCCATCAGTGCAAAACTTAAGTATTATAGGAAGATGCTTAGACTAGTGACTAGTCTAGATGCATGATTAACACTGTGCTGACGTTTACTCTATAGAAGGAGGTCCACCGAGGTTGCTAATGGTGGTATGTTGGCTCTCTCCCCTCAGTGGGTGGAGGCTCACCCAAGTTGTGGACGGATGCGTCTTGGGGACATTCAGGCCAAGCCCCACCAGAGGATCACCAAGTATCCACTGCTGCTTGCAGCTGTGCTCAAGGCCACCCAAGGCCACAAGTCGCAGTACGCCGTTCGCAAAATGGTGAGAGATTTCACCGGAAAAGATGATCTgtcttgaaaataaatttttgaaaaatattttctttatttgttaaGATCCCTTCCTTTACACTAGTATGTAATCCCCAACATTAGTATGTCACACTGAAGATCCCATGCCTTTCTCTCTTTCCATGTTAGTCAAATGTGGCCTCccttacaggaaaaaaattgaaatagtggggataaagaaataaaaaaggatgAACTGGAGAGCATATATGTGGATGAAGTAGGGTTTAGAGTAGTATTTATAGACATTGTGAGCAACTGACACAGCAGGTGCAGAAATGATGACATGGAAATAGCTTCCATTTTTCTCTAGTTTGGTATTTAATCACATGAATCACTCACAAGTCAACAACAATCAACTTTCGTACAATCATTGCAATGATTGGAATGAGGAGGAAAAGCCCTGAAAGCATCTACTAATACCTTTCTCCTTCTTTCATCTCTTTTTCATCCTTTTCTTCCTGTTTGCTTCACCGGTATTATTTCCCTGTCTCTCACTTAActcctttctctctcctctAGTTAAACAGCGTCAACGGCTTTCTGGATAGCATCAATGAACACCTGAAACTTAAGGATGAAGAGTTGGAGCTCTCGGATATCGCTCAGAAGATTGAAGGCTATGAGGTGGTGGAAGGCATCAGTGAGGAAATCGATAAGGTGAGAAAACAGTTTCAGTACTACAGAGCAATTGACACGGGaaagaacattaaaacacatGCTCAATGCTGCCATGCGATTTTCATTCCAATGTCCTTGACAGCACATTCGAAACTTCTGCCGCTTTGATTTGACGAGCCCCATTCAGGGTGCAGGCCCAAGGGTCATACGCAGACTGCTATTGGAGGAAACCCTTAGGATCAGAGACAGGCGAGAAAGCAAGGTTAGTTATGCCATTGTTCTCTAATTGTGGACCtggaccctaaccctaatccaaacacttttttttttgcttgttgcatgttcatgaaacaaaatttaattgtaaagcaaatttaaaaaagtattaggATTGGGTTAACATTTGCAAGTTGTTGTTAACCTTTCCTGTTTCATTCCTTATCATTATGTACAAAGTGGGAAGCAGTTGTTCTCCTCTTCTCTGATGTTCTGCTGCTGGCGAAAGCACAGAGGAAGTCGGAGAAGCTAAAAGTAATTCGCCCCCCTATGGCCTTGGAGAGACTTGAATGTGTTGCCCTAAAGGATGACTGTGAGTGACCACAGATCCTTATTTGACATACTAGCATAATTTTGTAGAAAAGGCTTCAATTAGGGCCATTGCCAAGCTCAGTTGCTATGTTGAGCAGTCAAGTGTTATTCATACATGGAACtcaattttttacattaaaccaaaataaatttaaaataaataaaaaaataatgagtcACCTGGATAAAGCTTACCTCATAAGGTAAATCCATGTAAGATGTGACTTTGTTGAACTGTGCTCTTAAATATGAGACCTTGTGACTTAATGCAAGGTGTAATAGTAAAGAAGTGTTGAGCTGACTTATAAAAACAAGTCATACATCCTTGCCACTTGATGACATTTCTGTTTGATGCTGATGCACACACCTAAAACCAAGTTCAGGATGCGTACAGTGAACAAGTAAATAAGGAGGTAAAGTTGGTTCCCAGCTTACAAACCTAACTGAGACTGGAAGTCAGTTTGTTGAGCAGCTTGTGGATGGAGAACAGGAAACTGGTGAGCCGGGACATCTCATGCACCCACGTGTACATTCTGAGTGCCCTGGTAAGagtatttacatgttttaaatcAGAAAGCCCAATAAAAAACCTGATCAAGATGCTGGTATTAATCTGCAGTTAATTGGTTCCTTCTTTTACTCCACTCCTCACACAAAAATTTACCAATACCCAATACAAGTGTAATTATGAGAAATAAACCATAATTataagtaatgtaaaaaaacaatatttcttgTATGCTATTTACCTTGAAGCACAGACAACAACTGTGCATCAAGTTGTGGCAGCAGGTACTACAATGAGGTGGAGACGCGGCTTTGCACTGATGGATCAAAACTGGTAGATGTAGAAGTCATAGGATCATCTATGGATTGTTCACCTTCTGCTTGCTTCTTTTTTTACCTTCTCCACACTTCTGAAAAACTTAAGGCACTTTTTACTGTTTGTCCTCGCTATCTATCAATGCATTTGGTGAAGCTTTGGCCCTTGATTTGAATTGGTATAATAGCTccctttttatgaaaaataaatactaaataatcctgaaaaaaatctgttagttgtgaaaagtttatttttggaaaGCTTGTAAGATGGGAACCAACTTTACTTTTGCAAGAAGACAAATTTTTACaaagtttaattaaattaaaatagtaACAAGTCGGACAAAAGCTACAATAATTCAGTCACTTtccataactgcttgttctgatctGGGGAGCAGcagtcaggagcctatcctggaatcaatgGGTATAAGGTTGTtgggggtacaccttggacaggacatcaatccattgcagagtagccaTACAGACCCATTCACAAACTGAGGGCAATTTATAGtttccaattcacctgaactgcacatttttgcactgtgggattaaaccagagcacacccatgCAAACCTGGGGAGAATATGGAAACTCCTCACAGAacaagctggatttgaacctatgcccatgtctcacacacacacacactttcagaaccacttgacccatacggggccgcggggaaccagagcctacccggtaacacagggcgtaaggccggagggggaggggacacacccaggacgggacgccagtccgtcacaaggcaccccaagcgggactcaaaccccagacccactggagatcaggactgtggtccaacccaccgcgccgcGCACCCCCACATATGCCCATGTCATTCAGCTACAATAACTTTCAAGTCAAAAATCCATAAAACTACATGTTGCTGAAGAATTATCCTCCCTTTCTATTTTTCAACAGCAAACTGAAATGagtaaaacatgtttattaagATGAAGATTTTCAAGGGAAGGTTTAAAATACactaaacaaatacagaaaagcaGCCTTTGGAAGATTGTTTACGCGCTTCacacttgaaagaaaaatagctaaaataagaaaaaacacatgtaaatggaTTTCACCTTcttccttctctgtctctcccaACCAACCCCAGGCTCCTTTATGCTAGTGGAGATTGGAGAACTTGGCTGTCCTGTGAGTGTCTACGTGATCACAGCTCCAAGCCCTGATAGTCGGTCCCAGTGGGTCAGCAGCATAAAAGCCGCCCAGGTGATTAGTTCAGACTTTAAAATTCCATAAACTACTGTTACCTCAGACTTTGTTCCTCCACACATGCCATAgtcttctctttctcttcaaCCAGGTATCTCTGGCAACCATGAGGAAGAAGGAAAGAACCCAGGGACTGGGatctttttttcagtcagaCACACAACTGGTGACACAAGCAAATCCTCCCTCGGAGGAAACTTTAAGCATGCTAAATAACAACATGGAGGACCCAAGGTACTCAGCAGAAATCAGACATATCCTTTCTTCTAATGACCAGGAGAGAAATAGTGCTAGCCTGTCAGATGACGAGAAATCACCGTTGCAAGAAATGGAAGGGAAAGACCAATATCAGAGCCCACAAGAAAAGTGGGATTTTAGATTTTTCAGCAAAAGTTTTATGTTCAGTCAATCAGCGCCTGAGGATTTTGCATCAATAAGGGGATCTGCCAAAAGACTTGGGTTCAACTATTTGGAAATGTCAGAATTGGAGAGTAAAGAGGACAGTGAGAGCATCCAAAAGGAACttcatgaaattatttttcatggtTTCAATGAGAGAAGGGTTACCTGGAATAACTCCACAAACGGATCCCCAGAAGTcagcaaacaaattaaacaaaagacaAGCTCATCTAGAAAGCATTCAGATTATAACAATTCATTGACAGCTGACGCAGAATCGGATCTAGAGTCTTTATCCAGTCAGTCAGAACCCAGAGATCTTCTTTGTGGCAAAAACCATAGTTTAAAAAACCGGACATCTTGGGAAGAATCCAAAAGGGATTCATGCATAAGCCAGTCAGAAGAAGATGATTTACTGGCAGACACATGGAGATTTTCCCGCAAGCTGAAATCACCCCGGTTAAGAAGAAGGCGCCCCTTAGGAACACAGCAGAGCCCTCCACTTCAAACTCACAACAAGACCTCCTTGCTCTTGGATGCAAATATATCACTGCCAAAGTCCTCATCAGATTCCAATTTAGATGGCAACCAAATGCTAGTGTGGGGCCTTGATTCATCTGAACAGGGTTCAAACACTGAGGATGCGGACACTCTGGAGTCCATCAGTAAGAACCAAGTGACCTTGTGGAGTTCACCACCTCAGGGAAACTCTCCTGTGACACAAGCAATTCCTGTTGCACAGCTACCAAATAGAAAAGCTGGAcaaaactcacaaaaaaaacccagactCAAGTCACAGACAAGTTTTTCTGATCCAGACACTGAGCCTCAGGGAGGCCAAGGTCCTGGCATGATTCCAGCCTGGTTGGACAGCAGTATTTCCTTCTATTCTCATACAAAGTTGGCCTCAACGTTACAAGCTTCCTCCTTGGAAGACATCTTGAAGCGAGCCACGGCGCGAAAAAGAGACAGGCAAAGACCAGCAGAAAAATTTGAATGGAGGAAATGTGGAGTTTTGGACTCTATTCCTTTCACCTCTCAAACCACCTTGTCATCATTATACcccagtgaaggaaaaaaagaggaaatctTGGAAATTTCACAGAAAGGGCAGGACATGAATggagaagcaaaaaaagaagatgACTCTAATGGAGAACTAATATACAGGTAAGGTAAAATATGCTGGAATGTATATGAACAGTGAAACAGTACTTACTATATTTAACATTATGCTTCCTGCTATAGTGgttaattttgtttctctctggTTATATTAACATTATATGCTCTGAATTCGGTCTAGTCAAGGAGTGAGAAATCTTGGTCCTAACAATACTCTGGGTATATTGGTCTTTGCTCCTCCCGAGCATTTACATGGTAGAACATGACTGGGTTTTTTACTGAATTGTTGAGAAAGTGCtatcatttctgaaaacaaacgAAATGTTTGAAAACCTGTAGATGTTCATCCAATGAATACCTtccttttgtttgctcttttctaaaatgtaaacagaactgAATAAATTTGTGTCAGTCCTTTAATACTTTGagggttaaaaaaatattgcctcagtaattactgaaaatgattaaattttGTAGCGGCTATAAAAGGAAATGATAAAAGAGCAGTCACATACAAACATCCTTATTATCACATAGTAATTTAGTTTACCTGAAATGAGAAATTGCAATTGGTTTTAAGCTATGGTAttggtttttccttttttgttggACATTCGGTAAAAATCCAAGTCAAGACCTAGTAATTAATAGTAATATGGAAGAAAAACTGCATACCCTGTGGCCTGCCAGGAACAGGATTGCTCACCCCACTTCAGCATGCAGTGTGTATTTCAACAAGACACTTAacgttaaccctaacccttcctCTAAGCTTCTTCTATGGAGACGGGGCAAGTGTTGACTGGACAGGCTGGTGCTTTGACGACGATGAGGTCATGCATCGCTTGGACCCAGAGGAAAATGGAGTGTCGGTGGACCAGAGTGAAATACCAACCTCAGTACAAGTTGGCAAGCTCCAGGAAGACCAGCAGTCCTCTGAGGTGTAGcatcaaatgaaaatgttgaacCTACAGGTCTGCTTTTAACGGAACTGGGAGTTTGTCTTGCGCTTTTTGAAGGGGCCTGGAGAAGGACATACAGAAGAATGACACCTTGTGACAAACAGTGTTTTGTACAAACCAGTATCTTATTTTGCTGCAgaaaatttcacataaaatgtGATTGCAAAGTCTTGGAAATTTTCCTTGTTTACAGAAAACCCTGGATTCAGTCTTGTCAGTGTATATGACACAAAAGCCACACAGTTTACTTCAGTTACAAATGTTAAGAGATGGGCACACTGTCCGGTGTATGTTTACTCCTGGATGGGCTCAATATGTACCACTTTTTACAGGCCTGGGTAGCACTGTAGTAAATGAACTTGTATTAAGCATTTTTCTCGTCAGTATAGAGTTTAGACCAGCTAGAACTCTgttattaaatgtgtgtgtatgtaaccGCTGTATGCACTGGGGTGCTGTAAATAAATGCCCTATGTATTTGGTCTGAATAATTTATAGATGAAGAGCAATGcttattaaatccattttttttagaaatcctgccttgaaagaaatgtgtcaattaagtgtttttaaaagagaaaataaaaatactgtactgctctttttcaaaatttatttcagttgaTTTAACAATGAAAGCTAGGAAAATAGGTTGACAGTGATATAGCTTTATTGAAATCAAAGATATTATTGAAATAAAATACTGGCATATAAAACTTCATAAGTGAACACAGtttaaacaatacaaaaaggaaataagaaaaagatTTTTGCTACATATGGCTGCGTATAATTCGCAGATATACTCAGACAATCACCATCCACAATGCATAGTCACATTTCACGCAAATTGTCCACTCTCACACAAGTAGTATTATAGTATTTCAAGATGTCAAAGAAAAATTAGGCTTCAACAATGCCCGTGGGCCACTAGATTCATTTGTTCGTTAAGCGGCAGAATATCTTTGTTGCCGTTAGACTGTTGTTTGCTGATTCTTCACTTTCGTGTCTGCTCTGTTCTGCCTGTTGTGTTCTTGGGCATTAACGGAGGAGTGCACAATGGTTTCCAGGGCAGGATATGGCAGTATCATCTTCCGCTGAAGAGAAACGAAGAGACAGCTTTGAGTTTCATACCGGCTAAGGAAAAACATGCTGATTGCTCTCATGTAGGAACCTGAGCAATGACCCTGCTAGAGAAGCATgacaacatggtggcacagtatgCAGAAGCTATTAAAGAAATACTATTCAGACACACTTATCAGCTGCAAAGGTCTTGGCAGGAGGTAAATGTGAATACGAAAAAAGAGCAGAGGGGTTGCGGTGGAGCTTACCCTACGATAGTTTTTGTACATCTGGAGCACAATCAACAGCAACACCAAGAAGAATATGACAAGGCCAGTTATCATGCCTGCACTAACATTCCCTGGTTTCTTCTCTCCTTGCAGAGCATCTATGAACAAAGAGAGAGGAGAATTGCTGTGGTCAATAGTCATTTGGCTAgtgcattcatttaaatgttattacttACACCTCTGTGATTACAATGATGGACTGAATTATGCATTCTTCAGtaaatgcactgaaaaatcATACTTACATGTGAAAGGTTCATGATAAGTTGCATTCCCCAGGATGCCCTGCTTCCCGAAGTATCGACATAAACATTCTCCGGGACCCCTCCTTTGTATTTTGTCAATATTCAAAGACTTTTCCCAGTGGAATGGGGTAACTGCTTGGGAGCCACTGGCGTCATTAGTCACCCAAACCCACTCATAGCTGCTGATGCCTGTTGTATTGCTGAGCTGGCAGATCAGTGTCTTTGGGGTGTTTTTCAAGCCAGTTGTAACTACTGAAGAACAAAGAAACCATGGAGTCAAACGACGGAGTCACCCAAACCCTTGTAGAAGCTGAAGACACACTTTAATTGACAGCCATTGTTCAGCATGACTCATTTGCAAAGTATACAGATCATATCTTGGTTGTCTGTCTGCACTggtatgttttatttcttcagttacATTAAGTACTTTACCACTGTAGGCTGGGTGGGCTTTTTCCTCCAAATATGACTCACCTTGGGCTGTCACCAGCTGCAGTTGCCTCTGCACTCTCTTTCCTTCCAAAGTGCCTGAACATCTGTACATCCCTTGGTCCCTGGCATCCACCCTCTCAATCTCTGCTGACTGGTCCCAGGGTGGACGGGAAGACTGAGATGAGGCACGGAACAAAGAAGGAAGGCCTTTAAAAGGGCTAAGGCTATCACTGTCTCTGCTCCAGCTTGGGTGCTCTGGGACCACCCCCACAGTGTACACACAGGGCAACCATGCCAGAGAGCCCACTTCAGCATAGACCTGAATCATTTCCTGGGCTGGACTGGTGATACCTTAAGGAGGGATAGACAAATGTTTAATAgctgaaaatacaaacaccTTGGCAAAGTTAATTAATGAGCTTATATCATGCCAATAAAGCAATCTGAATTTCTGGTTTTAATCTGGGGGTGAGAAATTCTTGCACAAATTTTCAGCAATCTTATTGTAATTAACAAATTTAAGGATCAAGAAGAATGCAGTGATACCAAGAGCAGTGAACTGATGAGACTGCTGATTCTCACCTGCCACAGTCAGGGACTGACTCGCCTTTCCTTCATTCCCATTGTGCTGGACAATGCATGTCCAAGTACCCGTATGCCTTGGAGACACACCCAAAATCTCATAATCCGTCACACCTTTCCTCTGCCTCCGTTGTAGCCGATCCCTATTATCTGCTGGGAATGAGCTGCCATTGAAGCTCCAGTTTACTGTCACCATGCTCACCGGAGGCATGATGTTGCAAGTTATTACCACATCGCTGCCTTCCACTGGCTGATGTGATGTGACGGAcactgaaatgcagaaattcaGGCTCTACTTGTCATTAATGCCACATGAAAACGTTAACTAAAGATAAAGCATACGAGACTAGGGTGCTAGATTGGGGTGTCCCTTCATTACGGCTATATTTGAGCTCATTTTGACAGGGTCCTTATATAACGTACCTTCAATCACCCTAAGAATCACTTGCTTTTTGGTTGTCTTCCTTTGATTTGTCACTGTGCAGAAATACTCTCCTCCATCCTCAGCACTCACGTTTTCTATCTGGAGGCTGAAGTCGCCTTTATTAAAGTTAGCGTGGGAGCACCGGGACCTCTGGCCAACCCCTACTCCCCGAAATTCCATTCCACTTGGCTCTACACGCCACACAGTGGTCTGGACCCTGGAGAACAGAAAGGAGACAGTCTCTTTACATCTTTTCAGACTTGTTCCAACACCTGACCTGGGAAGACTGGGGGTGTACAAGTACAGGGGGATTGACTGGTCAATATGGGTGAACTTACTGGTTGCGGGATTGCCTCTGGCTGCTTCTCGTCCACAGCACACGAATGGGGGAGGAAAGACCACTGACTTCACAGGGCAGCACTGCTGTTGAACCTGCGCTCACCAGCACTTCTGTTTCCTCACTCGAGCCACCTGGACAGCACAAGAGATGCATGTATCAAAACTCCTTCCAGCAAGACAAAAACCAGAGGAGGGCCTACACTTCAGACCAGGACTTAAGCAGCCATGCAGTGGTAGTTCCTTAGAAAATATAAATCAAAAACTAAACCCAACCCAGCGCCATCTGTAAAAATTTGACTTCACAAGAGGCAGCTATTATAATTTCAGTGAAAACTTCAGCACAGATTATGTCATTTGAAAAGAACAATTATAATGTAAACACGAAATCTCACCCTTTATAGACAATGCAGTTCCCAGCAAAACCACCAATAACAGCATGGTTAACTTTTTTATAGACTGTTGCACTGTttatcaaattatttttcatgtgttcTTGGTTGGTCTCTCTTAATCCACTCTCTGCTCCCTTTGTTCTCCCTTTAGCTGTATCTGCAGTTTTACTTCTCTGACTCAATGCCTGCTTCTGCGTCTCTGAAGTTGTGCTTGGTGTATATATATGGCCGGGGGTGGCAAAGAGCGAGAAGGTGTTAGAGGGTAGTCCCTGTCTGAGTCACATGATCCTGGGTTCTATGG belongs to Scleropages formosus chromosome 18, fSclFor1.1, whole genome shotgun sequence and includes:
- the plekhg6 gene encoding pleckstrin homology domain-containing family G member 6, giving the protein MDLSKLSPSPKPPSPGLKGGDEEQQDEVDASASRPSEEARDVEMEKQREMGSAGDGHFSGAVPHQKGAVDKHRFNTVGYQKRHKQKLVSDFATFRKGNAKPRAALKQALFYQGVSDKSTSAEEQVQLESLRETLDSFPLRVLPDWRNGGGICEVSGLPLEDSWTVIVHSHLTMDKTERHQQEALWEMIYTELSYIYKLTIVTHLVMGALTHLHRHGFLREVTHELIFSNLPSVLNAHCRFWQEVMFPMLEEVRRTGAPFDPIRLEEGCMQFRERFSAYLQYCWEEERIVEFARRLMDNNPQFRAYITWVEAHPSCGRMRLGDIQAKPHQRITKYPLLLAAVLKATQGHKSQYAVRKMLNSVNGFLDSINEHLKLKDEELELSDIAQKIEGYEVVEGISEEIDKHIRNFCRFDLTSPIQGAGPRVIRRLLLEETLRIRDRRESKWEAVVLLFSDVLLLAKAQRKSEKLKVIRPPMALERLECVALKDDCSFMLVEIGELGCPVSVYVITAPSPDSRSQWVSSIKAAQVSLATMRKKERTQGLGSFFQSDTQLVTQANPPSEETLSMLNNNMEDPRYSAEIRHILSSNDQERNSASLSDDEKSPLQEMEGKDQYQSPQEKWDFRFFSKSFMFSQSAPEDFASIRGSAKRLGFNYLEMSELESKEDSESIQKELHEIIFHGFNERRVTWNNSTNGSPEVSKQIKQKTSSSRKHSDYNNSLTADAESDLESLSSQSEPRDLLCGKNHSLKNRTSWEESKRDSCISQSEEDDLLADTWRFSRKLKSPRLRRRRPLGTQQSPPLQTHNKTSLLLDANISLPKSSSDSNLDGNQMLVWGLDSSEQGSNTEDADTLESISKNQVTLWSSPPQGNSPVTQAIPVAQLPNRKAGQNSQKKPRLKSQTSFSDPDTEPQGGQGPGMIPAWLDSSISFYSHTKLASTLQASSLEDILKRATARKRDRQRPAEKFEWRKCGVLDSIPFTSQTTLSSLYPSEGKKEEILEISQKGQDMNGEAKKEDDSNGELIYSFFYGDGASVDWTGWCFDDDEVMHRLDPEENGVSVDQSEIPTSVQVGKLQEDQQSSEV
- the lag3 gene encoding lymphocyte activation gene 3 protein; protein product: MLLLVVLLGTALSIKGGSSEETEVLVSAGSTAVLPCEVSGLSSPIRVLWTRSSQRQSRNQVQTTVWRVEPSGMEFRGVGVGQRSRCSHANFNKGDFSLQIENVSAEDGGEYFCTVTNQRKTTKKQVILRVIEVSVTSHQPVEGSDVVITCNIMPPVSMVTVNWSFNGSSFPADNRDRLQRRQRKGVTDYEILGVSPRHTGTWTCIVQHNGNEGKASQSLTVAGITSPAQEMIQVYAEVGSLAWLPCVYTVGVVPEHPSWSRDSDSLSPFKGLPSLFRASSQSSRPPWDQSAEIERVDARDQGMYRCSGTLEGKRVQRQLQLVTAQVVTTGLKNTPKTLICQLSNTTGISSYEWVWVTNDASGSQAVTPFHWEKSLNIDKIQRRGPGECLCRYFGKQGILGNATYHEPFTYALQGEKKPGNVSAGMITGLVIFFLVLLLIVLQMYKNYRRRKMILPYPALETIVHSSVNAQEHNRQNRADTKVKNQQTTV